In Hyphomicrobiales bacterium, the following proteins share a genomic window:
- a CDS encoding ActS/PrrB/RegB family redox-sensitive histidine kinase, protein MKYMTSSGPQPGRQHLRLQTLVRLRWIAVTGQTAAVLLVYFGLGFPLPLAPCLVLIALSVCLNVYLSFSFAARVRLAPEHAALLLGYDIVQLIGLLYLTGGLQNPFAVLLLVPVMVSATSLPLRPTLALAALVVLSASVLIVAHLPLPWFPNETVDLPLLYVAGVYVALVCCLGFMGMHARRIAEEARLMSDALAATEVVLAREKELSALDGLAAAAAHELGTPLGTISIVAKELLRATAPDDPAAEDIELLKAQADRCRDILAELTSLSQAPDAHFTRMPLSAMIEEVVAPHREFGVDIRVVLSGVKEGAGAHEPIGQRNAAILHGLGNLVENAVDFARREVVITADWTLETVRITIADDGPGFGADVIGKLGEPYVTTRGISRHKSPEGEFGLGLGFFIAKTLLERFDATVELANRPPPQTGAVVTVSWPRAAIDLDIGARA, encoded by the coding sequence ATGAAATACATGACTTCCTCTGGTCCGCAACCCGGTCGCCAGCATCTGCGGCTGCAGACATTGGTGCGCCTGCGCTGGATTGCCGTGACCGGGCAAACGGCCGCCGTGCTGCTTGTCTATTTTGGCTTGGGCTTTCCACTGCCGCTGGCGCCCTGTCTGGTGCTCATCGCGCTTTCCGTGTGCCTCAACGTCTATCTCTCGTTCAGCTTCGCGGCCCGCGTGCGACTCGCGCCGGAGCACGCCGCGCTGCTGCTCGGGTACGACATCGTGCAGCTCATAGGCCTACTCTATCTGACCGGTGGGCTGCAAAACCCGTTTGCCGTCCTCCTGCTGGTGCCGGTGATGGTGTCGGCGACCTCGCTGCCGCTGCGGCCGACCTTGGCTCTCGCGGCCTTGGTCGTGCTTTCCGCAAGCGTCCTGATCGTCGCCCATTTGCCTTTGCCCTGGTTCCCCAACGAGACCGTTGACCTGCCGCTGCTTTACGTCGCCGGCGTCTACGTCGCCCTTGTCTGCTGTCTCGGGTTCATGGGCATGCATGCCCGGCGCATCGCCGAGGAGGCACGGCTGATGTCGGACGCGCTGGCCGCGACCGAGGTCGTGCTTGCCCGCGAAAAAGAGCTTTCGGCACTGGACGGCCTCGCCGCCGCCGCCGCCCATGAGCTCGGCACGCCGCTCGGCACCATCTCCATTGTCGCCAAGGAATTGTTGCGGGCAACCGCGCCGGACGACCCGGCGGCCGAGGACATCGAGCTGCTCAAAGCCCAGGCCGACCGCTGCCGCGACATCCTCGCCGAGCTGACCTCCCTCAGCCAGGCGCCAGACGCCCATTTCACGCGCATGCCGCTCAGCGCCATGATCGAGGAAGTCGTGGCTCCGCATCGAGAATTCGGCGTCGACATCCGCGTCGTCCTGTCTGGCGTAAAGGAGGGCGCAGGCGCCCACGAACCGATCGGCCAGCGCAATGCCGCAATATTGCACGGTCTGGGCAATCTGGTCGAAAACGCGGTCGATTTTGCCCGACGCGAGGTGGTGATCACCGCCGATTGGACACTGGAGACGGTGCGCATCACCATTGCCGACGATGGTCCCGGTTTCGGCGCCGACGTGATCGGCAAGCTCGGCGAGCCCTATGTCACGACCCGCGGCATCTCGCGCCACAAGAGCCCGGAGGGCGAGTTCGGCCTCGGCCTCGGTTTTTTCATCGCCAAGACTCTGCTCGAGCGTTTCGACGCCACGGTTGAGCTCGCCAACCGACCGCCGCCGCAGACCGGCGCGGTGGTGACCGTGAGCTGGCCTCGGGCGGCGATCGATCTCGATATCGGTGCCAGGGCCTGA
- a CDS encoding ABC transporter ATP-binding protein, with amino-acid sequence MRAEPNGAAVRALDLTKLYRNILAVDRINFTVPRGAVVGLLGGNGAGKTTTIAMILGLVLPTRGQITVLGEDMVRYRHRVLGRMNFESPYVSMPMRLTVRQNLTVYGRLYGLGALKERIGALASALDLDELIDRPCGKLSAGQRTRVGLAKALINEPELLLLDEPTASLDPDTADWVRGHLERYRKARGATILLASHNMPEVERLCDKVVIMKRGRIVDEGSPEALIRRFGRTTLEDVFLTVARSDDAGAGAPAGGA; translated from the coding sequence ATGAGAGCCGAACCCAACGGAGCGGCCGTCAGGGCCCTCGATCTGACCAAGCTCTACCGCAACATCCTCGCGGTCGACCGCATCAATTTCACCGTCCCGCGCGGTGCCGTCGTCGGCCTGCTTGGTGGCAACGGCGCCGGCAAGACCACGACCATCGCCATGATCTTGGGCCTGGTGCTGCCGACGCGCGGGCAGATCACCGTGCTCGGCGAAGACATGGTCCGCTACCGCCACCGTGTGCTGGGGCGGATGAATTTCGAAAGCCCCTATGTGAGCATGCCGATGCGGCTGACGGTTCGCCAGAACCTCACCGTATATGGCAGGCTCTATGGGCTCGGCGCGCTGAAAGAACGGATCGGCGCGCTCGCCTCGGCGCTCGACCTCGACGAGCTGATCGATCGCCCCTGCGGCAAGCTTTCGGCCGGCCAGCGCACCCGCGTCGGACTTGCCAAGGCGCTGATCAACGAGCCGGAACTCTTGCTGCTCGACGAGCCGACCGCATCGCTTGATCCCGACACCGCCGATTGGGTCCGCGGGCACCTGGAGCGCTATCGCAAGGCCCGCGGGGCGACGATCCTGCTTGCCTCCCATAACATGCCGGAGGTCGAGCGGTTGTGCGACAAGGTCGTCATCATGAAGCGCGGCCGGATTGTCGATGAGGGTTCGCCCGAAGCGCTGATCCGCCGTTTCGGCCGCACCACGCTTGAGGACGTGTTCCTCACCGTCGCCCGCTCCGACGACGCCGGCGCCGGAGCGCCTGCGGGGGGTGCCTGA
- a CDS encoding ABC transporter permease: MGPRPGAAMASARRIGAMILRYWYLLRSSWPRLLELVYWPAVQMLMWGFLQTYLYERTGIPAAAAGALLGAVLLWDILFRGQIGFSISFLEEMWARNLGHLMISPLRTGEFVAALMVMSVIRVIIGLGPVTLMALVFFGFNVFSLGLALAGFFLVLIATSWSIGLVVCGLVLRQGLGAESLAWSLIFLLLPLACVYYPVSTLPEWLQYVSLSLPPTYVFEGMRAVLIDGVFRGDLLLRGLLLNVVYMAVGLACFYALMRSARVHGSLLVSGE; encoded by the coding sequence ATGGGACCTCGCCCCGGCGCCGCGATGGCGAGCGCAAGGCGCATCGGCGCCATGATCCTGCGCTACTGGTACCTTTTGAGAAGCTCCTGGCCGCGTCTCTTGGAGCTCGTCTACTGGCCGGCGGTGCAGATGCTGATGTGGGGCTTCCTGCAGACATATCTGTACGAAAGGACCGGTATTCCTGCGGCCGCCGCCGGCGCTCTGCTCGGCGCGGTGCTGCTCTGGGACATCCTGTTCCGCGGCCAGATCGGCTTTTCCATCTCGTTCCTGGAGGAGATGTGGGCGCGCAATCTCGGCCATCTGATGATCTCGCCGTTGCGCACCGGCGAGTTCGTCGCAGCGCTCATGGTGATGAGTGTCATCCGCGTCATCATCGGCCTCGGCCCGGTGACTTTGATGGCGCTGGTCTTCTTCGGCTTCAACGTCTTCTCCCTCGGCCTGGCGCTTGCCGGCTTCTTTTTGGTGCTGATCGCGACGAGTTGGTCGATCGGTCTCGTAGTCTGCGGGCTGGTGCTGCGCCAGGGGCTGGGGGCGGAGAGCCTTGCCTGGTCGCTGATCTTCCTGCTGCTGCCGCTCGCCTGCGTCTATTACCCTGTCTCGACCCTGCCGGAATGGCTGCAATATGTCTCGCTTTCGCTACCGCCGACCTATGTCTTCGAGGGCATGCGCGCGGTCCTGATCGACGGCGTATTCCGCGGCGATCTATTGCTGCGCGGGCTTCTGCTCAATGTCGTCTACATGGCCGTTGGCCTGGCCTGCTTCTACGCGCTGATGCGGTCGGCCCGCGTCCACGGCTCGCTGCTCGTTAGCGGCGAATAG
- the mscL gene encoding large conductance mechanosensitive channel protein MscL — translation MFKEFKEFAMRGNVVDMAVGIVIGAAFSTIVKSLVDDILMPPIGLILGGVDFSNIFITLTGTGDYASLKAAQDAGAVTLNIGVFINAVISFLIVAFALYLVIKGMNQLKRKQEEKPKEAPPPREVQLLEEIRDALVKTR, via the coding sequence ATGTTCAAGGAATTCAAGGAATTTGCCATGCGCGGCAACGTCGTCGACATGGCGGTCGGCATCGTCATCGGCGCCGCCTTTTCGACCATCGTGAAATCGCTGGTCGACGACATCTTGATGCCGCCAATCGGATTGATCCTCGGCGGTGTCGACTTTTCGAACATCTTCATCACGCTCACGGGGACCGGCGACTACGCCTCGTTGAAGGCGGCCCAGGACGCAGGCGCGGTGACGCTGAACATTGGGGTGTTCATCAACGCCGTCATCAGCTTTCTGATCGTGGCATTCGCGCTGTATCTGGTCATCAAGGGAATGAACCAACTCAAGCGCAAGCAGGAGGAAAAGCCCAAGGAGGCGCCGCCGCCGCGCGAGGTCCAGCTCCTGGAGGAAATCCGCGACGCGCTCGTGAAGACCCGTTAA
- a CDS encoding DUF853 family protein has translation MLEEGKVYIGTSVKPEYLELKLANRHGLITGATGTGKTVSLQILAEGFSNAGVPVFCADVKGDLSGIAAVGESKDFLIARAEKIGLAEEYVFETFPTMFWDLFGDQGHPIRATISEMGPLLLSRLMDLNDVQEGVLNIAFRIADEEGLLLLDLKDLRALLVDLAERADEVTAEYGNVSKASIGAIQRQFLVLEQQGGEGFFGEPAFNIADLMRTARDGRGYISVLAADRLMMSPRLYATFLLWLLSELFEELPEVGDPDKPRLVFFFDEAHILFDEAPRALIDKVEQVVRLIRSKGVGVYFVTQNPLDIPESVLAQLGNRIQHALRAYSPREQKAVRVAADTFRPNPEIDTARVITELGVGEALVSTLEMKGAPSVVQRTLIRPPSSRLGPLLATERAATINASPLLGQYDTSVDRESAYEILQARAREKATLDTREAEVEAQQKTAQRTRATASRRQSTAEAMVKSVVRSAGSQLGRALMRGILGSLTKGL, from the coding sequence ATGCTCGAAGAAGGCAAGGTCTATATCGGCACCAGCGTCAAGCCGGAATATCTGGAACTGAAGCTCGCCAATCGCCACGGGCTGATCACGGGCGCCACGGGCACCGGCAAGACCGTCAGTCTGCAGATCCTGGCCGAAGGGTTTTCCAACGCCGGTGTCCCCGTGTTCTGCGCCGACGTGAAGGGCGATCTGTCCGGCATCGCGGCGGTCGGAGAGTCCAAGGATTTCCTGATCGCACGTGCCGAAAAGATCGGACTGGCCGAGGAATATGTCTTCGAGACCTTTCCAACCATGTTCTGGGACCTGTTCGGCGACCAGGGCCATCCGATCCGCGCCACCATCTCGGAGATGGGGCCGCTCCTCTTGTCGCGACTGATGGACCTCAACGACGTTCAGGAAGGGGTTCTCAACATCGCCTTCCGCATCGCCGACGAGGAGGGGCTATTGCTGCTCGACCTGAAGGATCTGCGCGCGCTGCTGGTCGACCTCGCCGAGCGCGCCGACGAGGTCACCGCCGAATACGGCAATGTTTCCAAGGCCTCGATCGGCGCCATCCAGCGCCAGTTTCTGGTCCTGGAGCAGCAGGGCGGCGAGGGTTTTTTCGGCGAGCCGGCGTTCAATATCGCCGATCTCATGCGCACCGCGCGCGACGGGCGAGGCTATATCAGCGTGCTCGCCGCCGACCGGCTGATGATGTCGCCGCGGCTCTATGCGACCTTTCTCCTGTGGCTCTTGTCCGAACTGTTCGAGGAGCTGCCCGAGGTCGGCGATCCGGACAAGCCGCGGCTCGTTTTCTTCTTCGACGAGGCGCACATTCTGTTCGACGAGGCGCCGCGGGCGCTCATCGACAAGGTGGAGCAGGTCGTCCGGCTGATCCGCTCGAAGGGCGTCGGCGTCTATTTCGTCACCCAGAACCCGCTCGACATACCGGAAAGCGTGCTCGCCCAGCTCGGCAACCGCATCCAGCATGCGCTGAGGGCCTATTCGCCGCGCGAGCAGAAGGCGGTGCGGGTCGCGGCCGACACCTTTCGGCCGAACCCGGAGATCGATACCGCAAGGGTGATCACCGAGCTCGGCGTCGGCGAGGCGCTGGTATCGACGCTGGAAATGAAGGGCGCGCCGTCCGTCGTCCAGCGTACCCTGATCCGCCCGCCCTCCTCGCGTCTCGGCCCGCTCCTGGCAACCGAGCGCGCCGCGACGATCAACGCTTCGCCGCTGCTTGGCCAGTACGATACAAGTGTCGACCGGGAATCCGCCTACGAGATCCTTCAGGCGCGGGCCCGCGAGAAAGCCACGCTCGACACGCGCGAGGCGGAGGTGGAGGCGCAGCAAAAGACGGCGCAGCGCACGCGCGCCACCGCCTCGCGGCGGCAGTCGACAGCCGAAGCGATGGTCAAGTCGGTCGTGCGTTCGGCCGGCTCTCAGCTCGGTCGCGCCCTCATGCGCGGCATACTCGGCAGCCTGACGAAGGGCCTTTAG
- a CDS encoding EAL domain-containing protein, translated as MDENLRFSYMSPRFFEIFSIAPEEFIGKTRDEFAGVGTYDEHWRRHLDDLAHRRPFRDFAYATTQSDGRPRHVLVRGKPVFDADGIFRGYWGTGADKTAEVEARTALEESEKQFRNLVEGSIQGVFVHQNWHSLFANQALADILGYRNAEEILALERVEPLLAPEERERLRGYMTARQKGEYAPEIYEAQGLRKDGSKIWLEFRVTQIVWCGVAAMQCVVIDITERKNAVEALQQQNERFNAAMENMSQGLCMFDRQYRLVVWNRRYAALYGVAPECLKPGITLREILEHRTASGIYAEGSPEGFIKEAINEIHKGTYGKKTRQLSNGRILEITYHPMSEGGWLATHEDITERIKAEEALRQSEKLFSKAFHANPAPFAISRPEDGAHYDVNEAWMSALGYTREEAMAHTSVELGIWADPDQRTRFVDLLKKDGSVRDFEAKYKTKSDGQRDFLVSGEYVEIGGEPRLFVVCHDITALKKAERALQEQNERFNAALDNMSQGLCMFDGEQRLVVSNNRYAAIYGLSAEQVKPGILFRQILEHRIASGIYAGGVPEDYLQERCAAVLERKASAKIQELSDGRIIAISHQPLADGGWLATHEDVTDYRRIEERLAYLAHHDALTDLPNRIVLRERLEESLKRARRGDGFALLYLDLDGFKSINDTLGHSAGDELLKVIGERLRGCVADTDMVARLGGDEFAVIRTTRAQTTDAAVLAGRICNAIRAPIDLGHHEVVVGTSIGIAFAPKDGANPDQLLKNADLALHHAKSTSRGAHRCFEPEMEAYTRDRHTLGLDLRRALSRDEFELYYQPLFNLRENKVSGFEALLRWHRPGRGIMSPADFIPVAEEIGLINELGEWVLHKACAEAASWPDDIKIAVNVSPVQFKRGNLLEVVRSALSASCLSPRRLELEVTESVVLQNDRATLAMLHQLQQLGARISLDDFGTGYSSLSYLRSFPFDKIKIDASFVSDLSAGDDDIGIVHAVVSLASRLGVATTAEGVETEEQLAIIKAEGCTEAQGYLFSPPRPAKDLAYLLPRRKKKMESAA; from the coding sequence ATGGACGAAAACCTGCGCTTTTCCTACATGTCCCCGAGATTCTTCGAGATTTTCTCCATTGCCCCGGAGGAATTCATCGGCAAGACCCGCGACGAGTTTGCCGGTGTCGGCACCTATGACGAACACTGGCGCCGGCACCTCGACGATCTCGCCCATCGCCGCCCGTTCCGGGATTTCGCCTACGCGACCACACAGTCCGACGGCCGGCCGCGGCATGTCCTGGTCAGGGGCAAGCCGGTGTTCGACGCCGATGGCATCTTCAGGGGCTATTGGGGCACCGGCGCCGACAAGACGGCCGAGGTCGAGGCTCGCACGGCCTTGGAGGAAAGCGAAAAGCAGTTCCGCAATCTGGTCGAAGGCTCGATCCAGGGCGTGTTCGTCCATCAGAACTGGCACTCTCTGTTCGCCAATCAGGCGCTGGCGGACATTCTCGGCTATCGGAACGCCGAGGAAATCCTGGCCCTTGAGAGAGTTGAGCCGCTGTTGGCGCCGGAGGAGCGAGAGCGCCTCCGCGGCTATATGACGGCGCGCCAGAAGGGTGAATACGCCCCCGAAATCTACGAAGCCCAGGGACTGAGGAAGGACGGCTCGAAGATCTGGCTCGAGTTCCGGGTGACGCAAATCGTCTGGTGCGGTGTCGCCGCCATGCAGTGCGTGGTCATCGACATCACCGAGCGCAAGAACGCGGTGGAAGCTCTGCAGCAACAGAATGAACGCTTCAACGCTGCAATGGAAAACATGTCGCAGGGCCTGTGCATGTTCGACCGCCAGTATCGGCTGGTGGTATGGAATCGGCGCTACGCGGCCCTATACGGCGTGGCCCCCGAGTGCTTGAAACCTGGCATCACGCTGCGGGAAATCCTGGAGCATCGCACCGCCAGCGGCATCTATGCCGAAGGAAGTCCGGAAGGCTTTATCAAGGAGGCTATCAACGAAATCCACAAGGGTACTTACGGAAAGAAGACACGTCAGCTCAGCAACGGACGGATACTCGAAATCACATATCACCCGATGTCCGAAGGCGGATGGTTGGCCACTCATGAGGACATCACCGAGCGCATTAAAGCGGAAGAAGCGCTCCGCCAGAGCGAAAAACTGTTCTCGAAGGCCTTCCACGCGAACCCGGCCCCCTTCGCCATCTCCCGCCCCGAGGATGGCGCTCACTACGATGTCAATGAAGCCTGGATGTCGGCGTTGGGCTACACACGCGAGGAGGCCATGGCCCATACGTCGGTCGAACTCGGCATCTGGGCCGATCCGGACCAGCGCACGCGTTTCGTCGATCTGCTCAAGAAGGACGGCTCGGTCCGGGATTTCGAAGCAAAGTACAAAACGAAGAGCGATGGCCAACGCGATTTCCTTGTCTCCGGAGAGTATGTGGAGATTGGCGGCGAGCCGCGACTGTTCGTGGTCTGTCACGACATCACGGCCCTGAAGAAGGCCGAACGCGCCCTGCAGGAGCAAAACGAGCGCTTCAACGCTGCCCTCGATAACATGTCGCAGGGCCTTTGCATGTTCGATGGCGAGCAACGCCTTGTCGTGTCCAATAATCGTTACGCCGCGATTTACGGCTTATCCGCCGAGCAGGTGAAGCCAGGCATCCTTTTTCGCCAGATCCTTGAACACCGAATTGCAAGCGGCATCTACGCCGGCGGCGTACCGGAAGATTACCTTCAGGAACGCTGCGCGGCGGTACTCGAGCGCAAGGCCTCGGCAAAGATTCAGGAACTTAGCGATGGCCGCATCATCGCAATTTCGCATCAACCCTTGGCCGACGGCGGCTGGCTGGCCACCCATGAAGACGTCACCGACTATCGGCGCATCGAGGAACGGCTCGCATATCTGGCCCACCATGATGCCCTGACCGATCTGCCCAACCGCATTGTGTTGCGCGAGCGGCTGGAAGAGAGCCTGAAACGCGCCCGGCGGGGAGACGGTTTCGCGTTGCTCTACCTCGATCTCGATGGATTCAAGAGTATCAACGACACGCTTGGACATTCGGCCGGCGACGAGCTGCTGAAGGTCATTGGCGAGCGGCTGCGCGGTTGTGTTGCAGACACCGATATGGTCGCCCGACTGGGCGGCGACGAATTCGCAGTCATTCGAACCACAAGGGCGCAGACGACGGATGCCGCGGTGCTCGCGGGACGCATCTGCAATGCGATTCGTGCCCCCATCGATCTCGGTCATCATGAGGTTGTCGTCGGAACCAGCATCGGCATCGCCTTTGCGCCGAAAGACGGCGCCAATCCGGATCAGCTCCTGAAAAACGCCGATCTGGCCCTTCACCACGCCAAGAGCACCAGCCGCGGCGCACATCGCTGCTTCGAGCCGGAGATGGAAGCGTACACGAGGGACCGCCACACATTGGGGCTTGACTTACGCAGGGCTCTGTCCAGAGACGAATTCGAACTTTACTACCAGCCATTGTTCAATCTGAGGGAAAACAAGGTCAGTGGCTTCGAAGCCCTGTTGCGCTGGCACCGGCCCGGGCGCGGAATCATGTCGCCGGCCGATTTCATCCCTGTCGCCGAAGAGATCGGCCTTATCAACGAACTTGGAGAATGGGTACTTCACAAGGCCTGCGCCGAGGCGGCGAGTTGGCCCGATGACATCAAGATCGCCGTCAATGTCTCGCCGGTCCAATTCAAGCGGGGCAATCTGTTGGAGGTGGTCCGGAGCGCCCTTTCGGCTTCGTGCCTGTCCCCTCGCAGACTGGAACTGGAGGTCACGGAATCGGTCGTTCTGCAAAATGACAGGGCGACCCTGGCGATGCTGCATCAACTGCAACAGCTTGGCGCGCGGATATCCTTGGATGATTTCGGCACTGGCTACTCCTCGCTGAGCTACCTGCGAAGTTTCCCGTTCGACAAGATCAAGATCGATGCCTCCTTTGTGAGCGATCTTTCGGCAGGCGACGACGACATCGGGATCGTCCACGCGGTGGTCAGCCTCGCTTCCAGACTCGGCGTAGCGACGACCGCGGAAGGCGTCGAAACCGAAGAACAACTGGCGATCATCAAGGCGGAAGGCTGCACCGAGGCGCAAGGCTACCTCTTCAGCCCCCCAAGGCCCGCCAAGGACTTAGCGTATCTCTTGCCGCGGCGTAAGAAGAAAATGGAGAGTGCGGCCTGA